One genomic window of Cystobacter ferrugineus includes the following:
- a CDS encoding TIGR02270 family protein, which yields MHMMRDVYEEHLDEGAFLWAQWERALIAPNATLRDTEILEERLLEHLDALVVGGVPVAEFLLQPALESEEPTRLSAALWALLADPNGMKSAALEALLESFPGELHASVRRSLELSGWRALTGTVLQPWLAREEATFVALALDVLAFRREVPRPPLEWLSHPDGRVVAAALRGSWPLPPEVDALRLSRLLADSRLDVSDAALEAGLVSGTRVAWETCRSRVAGQPDAARLSMVMLALSGERRDLELLLACLGRKDARADALWALGFSGRREAAEACLEFMSERRAAPLAAEAFSAITGFEWASPYVLTREEEAPLPPLEEDLARDLEPGPEDALPLPSLPPVSAWWREARQRFSKGQRYLRGREFSPDVLLDELEHGPMRRRHVLALELAWRSQGACLVQTRAFTHRQRTALAQARAGRVRWRTSPWLQGQAG from the coding sequence ATGCACATGATGAGGGATGTCTACGAAGAGCACCTGGACGAGGGGGCCTTCCTGTGGGCGCAGTGGGAGCGCGCCCTCATCGCACCAAACGCCACCCTGAGGGACACGGAGATCCTGGAGGAACGTCTACTCGAGCACCTGGATGCCCTGGTGGTGGGCGGGGTTCCCGTGGCCGAGTTCCTCCTACAGCCCGCGCTGGAATCGGAGGAACCCACGCGCCTGAGTGCGGCCCTCTGGGCCCTGCTTGCCGATCCGAACGGAATGAAGTCCGCCGCGCTCGAAGCGCTGCTGGAGTCGTTTCCTGGAGAACTGCACGCATCGGTCCGGAGGTCATTGGAGCTGAGCGGGTGGAGAGCCCTTACCGGCACGGTGCTCCAGCCCTGGCTGGCGAGGGAAGAGGCCACCTTCGTGGCACTCGCCCTCGACGTGCTCGCCTTCCGGCGGGAAGTGCCCCGTCCACCGCTGGAGTGGCTCTCCCATCCGGACGGCCGCGTCGTGGCAGCCGCGCTCCGGGGCTCCTGGCCTCTACCACCCGAGGTGGACGCGCTCAGGCTGTCACGCCTGCTGGCGGACTCCCGCCTGGATGTCTCCGACGCCGCGTTGGAAGCCGGACTGGTGTCCGGTACGCGAGTCGCATGGGAAACCTGCCGCTCTCGAGTCGCCGGGCAACCGGACGCCGCCCGGCTCTCCATGGTGATGCTCGCGCTCAGCGGCGAGCGCCGCGACCTCGAGCTCCTCCTCGCATGTCTCGGGCGTAAGGACGCGCGCGCGGATGCACTCTGGGCGCTCGGCTTCAGCGGCCGTCGCGAAGCCGCCGAAGCCTGCCTGGAGTTCATGAGCGAGCGTCGCGCGGCGCCGCTTGCCGCAGAGGCCTTCAGTGCCATCACCGGGTTCGAATGGGCGTCCCCCTACGTCCTGACACGGGAGGAGGAAGCGCCACTCCCCCCGCTGGAAGAGGACCTCGCCCGGGACTTGGAACCGGGGCCCGAGGACGCCCTGCCCCTGCCCTCCCTGCCGCCGGTGTCGGCGTGGTGGAGGGAGGCCCGCCAGCGCTTCTCCAAAGGGCAGCGCTACCTGAGGGGCCGCGAGTTCAGCCCGGACGTCCTGCTGGACGAGTTGGAGCATGGACCCATGCGGCGCAGGCACGTGCTGGCGCTGGAGTTGGCCTGGCGCAGCCAGGGCGCATGTCTCGTCCAGACACGCGCCTTCACGCACCGGCAACGCACCGCCCTGGCGCAGGCGCGGGCGGGCCGGGTCCGCTGGCGGACTTCCCCGTGGCTTCAGGGCCAGGCGGGATAA
- a CDS encoding DUF6484 domain-containing protein has protein sequence MGTNKQGQLLVDFPGNRAGPRIARRTISLGPDALREAIATRQPVVLLFENGEPGLPLVVGLEQTSSPTPLIDEVLEAAARQAEQPVEAHVDGQRVVIEGEDEIVLQCGQASITLRRNGRVLIRGTLIESHASGTHRIKGGSVQVN, from the coding sequence GTGGGGACGAATAAACAGGGACAACTCCTCGTCGACTTCCCGGGCAACCGCGCGGGACCGCGGATCGCCCGCAGGACCATCTCCCTGGGGCCTGACGCGCTGCGGGAGGCGATTGCGACTCGACAACCCGTGGTGCTGCTCTTCGAGAACGGAGAGCCGGGGCTTCCTCTGGTGGTGGGCCTGGAGCAGACGTCCAGCCCGACGCCTCTCATCGATGAGGTCCTGGAGGCAGCGGCACGACAGGCGGAGCAGCCCGTCGAGGCGCATGTCGACGGCCAGCGAGTCGTCATCGAGGGGGAGGATGAGATTGTCCTTCAATGTGGTCAGGCGAGCATCACCCTGAGGCGCAACGGCCGGGTTCTCATCCGGGGCACCCTCATCGAGAGTCACGCTTCGGGCACCCATCGCATCAAGGGTGGCTCGGTTCAGGTCAACTGA
- a CDS encoding kelch repeat-containing protein has protein sequence MTGGLRDDSTPETSTGVYDPQYNQWFLLDDMPGPRTSHAATRLGTGVVLVTGGYSGQSLSSVVRFTPPQ, from the coding sequence GTGACGGGCGGCTTGCGCGACGACTCCACCCCCGAGACCAGCACCGGGGTGTACGACCCGCAGTACAACCAGTGGTTCCTCCTCGATGACATGCCGGGGCCGCGGACCAGCCACGCCGCGACGCGGCTGGGCACGGGGGTGGTGCTCGTCACCGGTGGCTACTCGGGCCAGAGCCTCTCGTCCGTCGTGCGCTTCACGCCGCCGCAGTGA
- a CDS encoding MBL fold metallo-hydrolase — protein MSLKTQSLAPDVLVVIGDTYASNATLFLNGPDVLMVDALGSRADAEVLRRFVQDELRARVRLVVSTHGFSDHLAALQAFPEALVLAHERLEDTFRAERYQSEEEAGFFRAPELRVSAPLHLQWGRHALEVFPNTGHTPSTLNIDVPALDLLFSADTAVGNMAYLAYGAPEAIDAALARAEARGRSRVIQGHGGVVSSRTLGAARHYLRTLEFAVREARGEPERVRAISLGDCLPADVRGGGFEEVFHKRNLDEVVSRRLWA, from the coding sequence ATGAGCCTGAAGACCCAATCCCTGGCCCCGGACGTCCTCGTCGTCATCGGGGACACCTATGCCTCCAATGCCACCCTGTTCCTGAACGGGCCCGACGTGCTGATGGTGGACGCGCTCGGCAGCCGGGCGGACGCGGAGGTGCTACGGCGCTTCGTCCAGGACGAGCTGCGCGCCCGGGTGCGCCTGGTGGTCTCCACGCACGGCTTCAGCGACCACCTGGCCGCGCTCCAGGCATTCCCGGAGGCGCTGGTGCTCGCGCACGAGCGGCTGGAGGACACCTTCCGCGCGGAGCGCTACCAGTCGGAGGAGGAGGCCGGCTTCTTCCGCGCTCCGGAGCTGCGCGTGTCCGCGCCCCTGCACCTCCAGTGGGGACGCCACGCGCTGGAGGTGTTCCCCAACACCGGGCACACGCCGAGCACGCTCAACATCGACGTGCCCGCGCTGGACCTGCTGTTCTCCGCGGATACGGCGGTGGGGAACATGGCGTACCTCGCCTATGGAGCGCCGGAGGCCATCGACGCGGCGCTGGCTCGCGCGGAGGCACGGGGCCGCTCACGCGTCATCCAGGGGCACGGCGGCGTGGTGTCCTCGCGCACGCTCGGCGCCGCGCGCCACTACCTGCGCACGCTGGAGTTCGCGGTGCGCGAGGCACGCGGCGAGCCGGAGCGCGTGCGGGCGATCTCCCTCGGCGACTGCCTGCCGGCGGACGTGCGCGGCGGTGGCTTCGAGGAGGTCTTCCACAAGCGGAACCTGGACGAAGTCGTGTCCAGGCGCCTGTGGGCGTGA